CGGACCAGTGAAAGCCGTGATTTATGTCACATGGCAAATGGGATTGAAGACTGTGATGATCAGCCacctaaagaaaagaaatccaagtcagcaaagaaaaagaaacgctCCAAGGCCAAGCAGGAAAGGGAAGCTTCACCTGTTGAGTTTGCAATAGATCCTAATGAACCTACATACTGCTTATGCAACCAAGTGTCTTATGGGGAGATGATAGGATGTGACAATGAACAGTGTCCAATTGAATGGTTTCACTTTTCATGTGTTTCACTTACCTATAAACCAAAGGGGAAATGGTATTGCCCAAAGTGCAGGGGAGATAATGAGAAAACAATGGACAAAAgtactgaaaagacaaaaaaggataGAAGATCGAGGTAGTAAAGGCCATCCACATTTTAAagggttatttgtcttttatatAATTCGTTTGCTTTCAGAAAATGTTTTAGGGTAAATGCATAAGACTATGCAATAATTTTTAATCATTAGTATTAATGGTGTATTAAAAGTTGTTGTACTTTGTCTGTGACCTTAATTTTCTGCACTGAGTTACCAAATATTTCCAACCAGGTAGTCTTCAGATCACCTGATGAAAGGAGCAGGGAACAGGAAGAGGGTGGTgtaaacattataaaaatttcaCAAACGATGCCTATTTCATTTTCACTTAAAACTGCAATGTTATTTTTTGGGTAAACACAAAAGTTTCACTAGCATTTTAGTTATACATGCTTAAAAAAATGTTAGATGTAGTGGGATTTCTCTTAAGCATCAAATGATCTTGGGTACTTTAAAATACAGACACTATGCCATTTGAGCTTCTTTTTCCCTAGTCCTATTTATACGTTGGCTTGTTCATCTCTAGTCTTCTAGGAGTTTAAGGAACTGGAGATAAGAGTAATTTGGGATTCCACGTGGAATAATGTGCTCTTATGAGAGTACGTGCTGCTGTCTTTTGCTTAGTAGCATTTTGATCCACTGTCAGTAGCCCATTTGTCAATGCCTTGCTGCTGCTTTGTAGATATACTTAGTCTAGTGCTTAATAAGGgagttgttttgtgttttcttttaattgggacagGTAAGAGTAGTTAGCATACCAAAAATATACATTGGCTTACATTGGCAAACTTTGGGTTATATAGTATCACGGCTCAAGgttgaacaatttaaaaatacatcttaatTAATAGTATTTTCCATGTGACCTGCTGCCAGGATGCCTAGCCACAGGCCTGTCAGTGGAAAGGGGCATATAGTAGTCTTTACATATTGCCTTTATGTCAGAGAGTTGTTTTAAATGGTTTTGCTAGTGGTTATTGTTCATTTCTGTCCCAATCAgtgactattttaaataatagtgtATTTACCGTCTTAACTTCTAGTATTGGTGCTGTTTGATGTTTTCACATTTAATTAACTTATTTCATCATCATAATGCAATTAATGTATTTGTAAATTGAATTTTCCAAGATTCTGATATTTGAAGGGTAAGCATCTTGATGGATGTATGTCCATATGTTTAGAGAAGGTTTTGGTTTTGGGGGCAGCAGATTGACTAGTTCTTTAAATCTATGTGTAACATATGTTTTATTCCTCATTTCTTCCTAATCTGATGATCTTGATTCTTTTTGATTAACATGAAAAATCCTGTCTGcttgttttgggaaaaaaaaaaatgctttttttctcttctagctcTCCTGTGTGACTTTTAGGCATGTCATTTCACCTTGTCTGGGTGTCAGGTcattcacctgtaaaatgagttGGCTTAAATATCTCCAAGATTCCTTGGAAATTTCTAGTATTTGCACTATAGTGAGGATTTTAATAATGACATGACTTCTCTTTCATtaattttgtccttcattctgagGTATAAAGATAGTTTAAAGGTGAGTTTGGAGATGGGTAAATGTGCAATATTTGTTAGCTTCTGTCCTAAGAATATTTGGATTCATGACTGGAGCTAGTTGATTCTATTACCTTTTGAGTGAGAAACGTTAGACAGCATGATTAAGAATTTAGCAAATCCTTTCTCATCACCATAACTTAGCTGAGTTGTAAGGAAATCCTTTTGAGAATATGGCATTTTGTTTTAGTGATTACAACCTTGTTACCAGAATGGAGCTTTTTACTTGACACCATTAAAAATATCAGTATGGACAAAACCCCCAAAGCCTTCAGATGCGACTTACATAGAAGTCACCACTTTTTCATACGTAAATCTGCCTTGGCAGATGGGAGAAAAGAAACGACTTCCTAATAGAAATGCCAAAGTTTGGATTAGACTTGATGGGAAAACGAACCTGGAAAATCCTGGAAGGTGTGCTCTCTTTAAGACCTAATATCTGAAACAGTTttatgacttttttgttttgttttctacacATCTTGGAAGTAGAAGTCTTAAGCATGCGTAGCATTAGGACTGGAATTTCTTTTGTTGAGTATTCTGGATGTCATATCATGGTTACCAACTCATACTGTATAcaccagtggttcccaaacttaaCGTTGGAATTACGTGGGAGTTTCAACAAATACTGGTATCTGTGCCCCACCCTCAGCAATTGTGATCTAAATTCATTTGGAATGTGGTTTAagcattagaattttttaaagatccCCATTATAATATATGGAAATGTTTTGGAACCACTGCCACATTTCACAGTTTTCAACTTATTGAAAGCTGCTGTGGATTATCTACATCCAGATGTATGCAAATCTGAAGCAGATACAGATGCTTATACACACATGAGAGCATCTCCTGCCCCCAGTGGCTCCACCACCAGTGCCTGAATACTCAACATCTGAGTGCTAATTAATGTGCCAGGCACCGTTTTAAGCAGTTGTGgtgtaaaaaggaaatatccctgCTTGTGGACGATACATTCTAGTGGAGGAGTCAGATACCTAAAATGTCAGGTAAATTGCTAAAGTGAAAGGAAAACTGAGTAAAGGGCTGGAAATGAATGGAAGGGGGGGTGGCGAGTCTTTTATTTATGGTAATTTTAAAAGGTGTCCCTAAGGAAGTAATCCTTAGAGCTAAGAGCAGAAATAAGGCAGGCAAAGAtttgagggagggaggagggaacaaGCTTGGCAGGTTGACTAAAGCAGGGCATTAGAGCACAGTGTACAAGGGGCTGGGAACTGGGGACTCTTGGAAGCCATGGTAGGAAACTTGGGAAGCCATTGAGGGGTTTGAGCCATGGTCTGACATAAAGGTCACTCTGGATACTGTGTATACAATATTATAGGGAACCTGGGTGAAAATAGATTTAGGAGAAGCAACTCAGAAGATTTAATAGCAACTCAGAAGTCTTCACATCGAGTGTTGGTGGCTTAGCCTAGGGTGGTAGCAGCAGCAGTAGTGGCTAGTGGTAGGACTCTGTGTACTAAAGGTACAGCCAACAGAACTTTGGCCCAGGGATTGGAAGGCAAAGAGATGACAAGGGTGACTCGGGTTTTTGGCCTGAagggggaaaaagaataaaaatttatggTTTGCACTTAGGTTTGAGATGCCTAATAGATTTCCAGTAGAATCCAGCATGGAGCCCCGCGTATGACTCTTAGGGTAATAGGAGGTGAACATTTTGGAGAGTCATCTCTATGGCATTTGAAGCCATGTGACTGAAATTACTCAGGAAATTAGAGCTTCTCAAATGTTAATAAGCATGTTTGGTTAAGATCCAGATTCTGCTTCAGGAGATCTGACGTGGGGCCCGAGGgtctgcatttctagcaagcttCTCAGTGATGCTGATGCCGCTGGGCCGGGGCCCGCATTTTGAGTAGCAACCAAGTagatggggaggagagagggtcAGCCCTGTGTCACTCCAACATCTAAAATGGGGAGGAGCCAGCAAAGGAACCTGAGGAGAGCTCTCCGTGATGTGAAATAAAGTGTTTCAAGAAGGGAGTCGTCGGCTCATTCAGGTGCTGTTGAAGGAAGATGAACACAGAACTAACTGTTAGATTGCGGGGATTGTCGTTAACAAGCTGCACGTTTGGAGTCTGGATTGTGAGCAGAAGGGGACTGAAATAGAGATGGCAACTGCAGACAAGCCTTGCAAAGGGGAACAGAGATGGGTTATAACTGAGGCGGAGGTGAGCTAAGGCAGGACTTAAGCTATTCGGGAAATAGTATGGCCTGATTGACCATATGCTGGAGGAATCCCGTTAGGAGGGGCAAGTGAATGCTGTTGATGGGGAAACTGAATAGGCAAGACGGAGTGGGATGCAGGACTCAGGAGAGGCTGGTCTCAGTAGGCAGAAGAGGCAGTGCCTTGTCCATGTCCACAGGGAGGGCAGCACTTTTATTCActtactcaaatatttattgtgcacctaTTTGCAAGGCATCGTTTGTACTGGGGATAAAGCAGTGACCAAAATGAGACAATCTGTAACCTTGTGGAGCTTAGATTCTGGAGTGAATGGGGCGTATATGCAGGTAGGTTGCTAACCTTGTTATTGGGAAAATGATAGCTTCCACTTTCCCAGCTGAGGAAGTGATGGGGAAGGGAGTTGCAAGTCTGTAGGAATGAGAGGTGTGGAGCATCACCTGGGAGAGTAGGAGAGTGAATGGCCCCGGAATGCCAGGACTGTGGCCAAGCTGCAGGTTTGGATCAAAACTTCACATGAGCTGACTACTCATTTTGTTGCCTGGATGCAggcatgaaaaaataaacaaaaaataacaaattttcaaAATCTCTACAGTACACCAGAAAAATTGCATCTCCCCAgtccttttcatatacctattagGTGGCTTCCTCTGGGGTTCTGTCCTCATTCCCCCTCCTGAAATGGAAGGAGCAAATTTTCAAGGAGCAGTTAACGTAAGTAAGCTAGACGGCTAGACGGCTCTTCGGCGCTGTCTGAATCAAGTACTTAGTAGTTTTATGttgttcaaaatacattttaagtgaAGTTAGTTATTTTGGGACTTCCTTTACTATATTGCCTGAACTACATCAATCAGAGAAACCACAGCTCCTTCATCGTCTCCTATTTCAATGCGAGGGAAGTGGTCTGGACCAAGATTCCAGAGACGCGGACTCAACCTGTGATCTTGGACAGGTCACTCGTCCTCTTTGGCCTGCAGTTTGTTCAGCTGGAAAATGGCTGATTTAATATATGGTTACCTAAAGGTGTGGCTGTGATTCATATCTTAACATTAGTCTGAGGAAAGAGGTCGCCTGGTCGCAAACTTACTAATTGGGTAGTTTATAAAATAACAGCTTTAATTCACGTGCGTTGTAAGTAGACTTTAAAGCAGGGCTTTCTACACTTCAGACACCACAGACAGATCTTGATGGATTTTGCCATTTCTGCACACCATtctaattttagatttaaaactACTATGTGCTTAGTACTTTTAAAGTCAACTCACTGTTtgatgtaaatttattttaaaaaggaagcataTCACTTTGGCAAATGGAAAATTAGTATCACTTTCTGCGACTAGAAGACTaccttaaaatgtaataaaaacagtGTTATTAAACTCTAGCTATGCAGTACGGCCAGTGAAGAGAGCCCAAGTCTatcctttttttaattaaaaggcgTGATTAGTAAGTAACGTTAGGTAAGGGTAAAAGACACGTAAACACCAAATTGAGTCTTTCTGCATGATGTGATCAAATGGATTTTGAGACTTTTCTTGAGTACTTACCTTACCATCCTACTCCGGAAAACACTTTTAACAAAAGGTTAACCAGTGCAGTTCCTTGACTATcagtataaaacaatattaacATTTCTTAGTTTAACAGCACTTGTCTAGCTGCATGCAGATGGATGTTGCCTCTTAATTAAGGTTTCTGTAAACCTCATAAGGTATTTGCCAACATTGTCTATATCAGTACTAGAGTGACATTATCCTGACCCCAAAGGAGTTTCTAGTCTTACCTCTTTTTTCATCTGAGGATTAAAAATGGCACCTTCTCAgtgcatctctctcttttttttttttacacggagtcttgctctgtcacccaggctggagtgcagttgtgcgatcttggctcatggcaacctccgccttccaggttcaagcaattctcctgcctcagcctcctaagtagctgggatcacaggcgtgtaccaccacgcctggctaatttttatattttttgtacagacaggatttcaccatgttgaccaggctggtcttgaactcctggcctcaagcgatccgccccgcccccccgccccccacttggcctcccaaagtgctgggattacaggcctgagccgggCCGTAGTGCATCTCTTTGGGAGCTGAGAGAGGTTTCCTGGGCCAGCCTTGCAATACCATCACTCTTGGGCCCAGCATTCCAGACCTGAAAAATCCTTAGAATTACCCAGCTAATTTCCTCAGTTATCCACTAGCTAGTGGGTTCTTGATTTAGCAGTCTCtattatcaaaacaaaaattccaaTTTCCTTACAAATTGGATAAAAGCAACATGTCCATGTCATAAACACAGGAGGAATGAGATTTTTACTGCAGCAGCATATTTTGGTATTTTGGATAGCTGTGTACCTATAAGAGCTAAAAGTAGTCTTTCAGATTTTAATTGTATTGGATAAAAATTTTCCTGCCTTCTTAAATATGTCCTTAAATTCTTCTTGGCATATAGTAGGACAAACAAACATTTAATGTATTCATCCTTTGACTCAACACCATGTGATTATACAGTGATATTCTTAAATCTTGCTCCAGTATGGAGGACCATTTGCCTCTGTACTTGCTTCCgagtggtttttaaaataaatttggctgcttttgatgtttttcatGCTTCCTTGCTTCTAAAACTGTCTGCCTTGTAGTTTGTATCCCTCTTAGTTTGTTGTGTGTTGGAAAAGCATTTGGTTGAATCTGTGTCTAGCTTCAGAATAAATAGATTCTAAGAGAGTATCTAGTGCTTGACTTCAatgtatggttttttttgtttgtttttttttgggtttttttgagacagagtttcgctcttgttgcccaggctggagtgcaatggtgtgatcttggctcaccgcaacctccgcctcctgggttcaagtgattctcctgcctcagcctcccgagtagctgggattacaggcatgcaccaccacacctggctaattttgtatttttattagagatggagtttctccatgttaggctggtctcgaactcctgacctcaagtgatccatctgcctcagcctcccgaagtgctgggattacaggtgtgagccaccgtgcccaaccagttttggtttttttaatatGTGGATTGTTTTTTCTCCCCTGTTCTTGTGGTCAGATAGCAGTGTTTCGCCATCTACTAGCTTTGAACAGCAAGATCTAATTGCTTTGTTTGACAAGAGGACTTAACTTATTTATACAGTATTCTAATCTTAGAAACTTCCCACACAGAAACAGGTGTTAGGCCAGCTGGCTAGTTTTCTCTCCAGGTGTTCAGGTTTTAGATTAGTAATATGGAATCATATACCCTTGGTGGGAAGTAATCTTTTTGATTCTAATAGAAGAATGTGGTTTACCAACTATATGAAATGGTAGAACATAGCAATTTCAAGCCTTTTAGACAGACTTCCATTGCTTTTCTGTGCCTTCCTGAGATGTGATAACATCTTCcaaatttcagaaatttttttctgtaatcttagaacacattttcctttttggttACATTCATTTCCCATCAACTTGAAAAAAGTAAATTCTCATAGATTAAGCAATTATAAAGCACCGTAGCAAAATCGTGACTGGGAAATTCAATTTTCACAGCAAAAACTTTGCAGTAGCTTTGGCTTTGAGTTTATAGTGTTTGAGTATTGCATAGACTATTTTCTTCATCAATGTCATTGTTACTTCAGGATAATTCTGACTAAGGTGCAACTTGGTGGAATTGACAACCCAGCACTTTTCTAATTATCCAGTGACAAATAAGGACATTTTCCTGTGCCCAgttaagagagggagaaaagctAGAGTTACCTaaagtattctctctctctttttttttttttttttttttgagacagcctcactcttgcccaggcaggctggagtgcagtggcgcaatcttggctgattgcaacctctgcctcccaggttcaagcaattctcctgcctcagcctcccaagtagctgcgattacaggtgtgtgccaccacgcctggctaattttttgttgttgttgttggtttttttttttttttttttgagatagaatttcactcttgttgcctaggctggagtgcaatggcgcaatggcacaatggcacgatctcggctcactgcaaactctgcctcccaggttcaagtgattctcctgcttcagcctcccgaatagctgggattacaggcatgcaccaccaggcccggctaattttgtatttttagtaagacggggtttctccatgttggtcaggctggtcttgaactcccgacctcagatgatccacccgcctcgggctcccaaagtgcagggattacaggcatgagccactgtgcctggccttgtatttttttttttttttttttagagaaagtcttgctctgtcacccaggctggagtgcagtggcacaatctcagctcacggcaacctccacctccgggttccagcaattctcctgcctcagcctcccaggtagctgggattacaggcatgcaccaccacactggctaatttttgtatttttagtagagatggggtttcaccatgttggccaggctggtctccaactcctgatgtcaggtgatccgcccccttcggcctcccaaagtgctgggattataggcgtgagccacctcacccggcctaaAGTATTCTCTTTCTATTTTAGTCTTCActgtattaaatttattttaaattagatttccCCTCCTAATAGTAGACTAAATGCTTAATTATCtggaattgattttaaaaatttatatcattTTCATGTCACTTGAAGATCTCAAAACGAGACTTTTATCCATTTAAGCTAACAAGAGTGAGTCTGGGTTCTTTGTAAAGCACTTTTGTAAAAAAGTACCTTATGTGTGAGAGTTTGCAGTACCTCCCTAAGTATTTCAACAAGTGGCTAGTCCAGTGAGTTGCAAATAGTAGCTAAAAGTAGATTTTTATACTACTTTACATCCAGGATTAAGGTAGAGGgtttactattttgttttgttttgtttttactagaTACTTACATCTTTGTTTTACTTGTTGTGCTCCACTGAGGTCTGTCCTACCAAAGGGACAAGAGAAGCAACCGTTATGCCATGAAAGGAATTTTCCCATACATAAGCATTCGTAAATAATCCCCAAGTGTAAACACAGTGCCACTTGTTTCCTTAACATTTTCTCAGACCTGCCACATCCTGACTTTCGACATTGATATGACAATTCAAAGATAAGCAGAATGTGAAAGATAATTTGCAAAAGCACGCCATGTAGAACGTGGAGAGGAATCCTGTAGTAACTAGGCGACGTCCCTCGGCTTGGGGTGAGACTGTGTTCCAAACTACGGCTTCCCAAAGCGTTCCATGGATCCTAGAATGCTAACTGGCCCAAGAAAGCTGGGATACTTTGCATATAAAATTCTTCCTCTTGGAGATTCAGAAGGCACATACATATTAGAGGTTCTGAGAAATACTGCCACTTTTCCCCCATAATACCTTACTATTCTGAGGAAGTAGGGTCCTTTCAAATGGTTTGAAAATGTTGCCCTACACTACACCATGAAAGGATGGATCATATTCAAATCTACTGAGTAATCCTACTGTAGGGGGACTTATACCCCAGCTCCCTACTTTCCTATATCCAGCACTATGGTCTTGGTGCCATTTGTACCATTGTTTAAAGACAGCAGTCAGGCATAAGGACCGGTATCTTCTTTCTACTAGACAGTACTGCTCAATTGGGTGGAGGAAGTATAAGTGTTTAAAGCCTCCCTAACCAAATCTGGTGCAACAAGTAACAATACTGTTCAAGAATTGTGTGTCAAATACAATTGGGTTATATAACCCACTAGCTCAACcttgaaaataaattaacttgTTTGGCTTCTTAATTGGTAGAATTCGTATACGTTCATAGTCACACATGGATAGTAACCTTCATATGTGATCAGAGGAACTCCCAGAAAGGACCACTGTTCGTCTTATGTCCCTTTCTGAGAAAGAAAGGACTATAAAAGGCAAGTGATAAGGAGGGTCTGAATTCAAGCCACATTCTATTGTTACCATGAGGGTCAAGTAGATGTGAGAAGTGGCCCTAGGCAACGATCTTGTGCTCCCAGTGGGCTCTGAAGTTTATTCGAATCATGATGCGCCTTTGGCTTTATAACCTGTAAAGATCAACTAAACTGTTTTCCTAGGAGAGTCCCATTGTCATCTTAAAGTAATTGTTTCTGTAAAATGCATTTACAGAAAGTCAGATTTGCTTAACCAGTGTCACCATCAAAAATTTCTATTAAGGGTGGAAAAATACCATCTGTAGATAGAATTAAAACCTGAATTGTGCATGAGGCACAAGATCTCTAGAGAAAAGGGGTAGTTAATTGCCCAAGAGTAATAATTCCAGCAGAGTCATTGACGGGGCTCCAAATTTGCCATTTCTAGCATGTTTTAGTGAGAGAGTAGGAAAtctgtctttctgtttatttcatcTCTTAATTAGTTGAAGTCTTCAGGAAAATCAGCAGCTATGAAGGATTAAATGATGAATTTATTCCTGGAGCCAGAAAATTGAGTTACAGCAGTGTTTGATGCTCTATATACTGAGAGGTAACAGGCTCTCTGTCACTCTGTGTAAATTTTTGTGGTAAAGCTATTTTGAGACTAGTTTACTGTTTATtctgaagagaataaaatatgaagTCCAAGGGAGGAGGATGTGCAAAGGGAGAATTTCCCTTCTCCCTTTTCATAACCATCCTCTCATCTTACCATAAAAATGGGGGCCGGAAGCTCTGACCCTGCCACCATATTGCTGTGATGCGTTACCTGAGTTCCACAAACTGCTGGAGCCATACGTTCTAAAACAATGAACACCAACCAGCTTTTCACTTTCATGGTTTCGTCACGGTTCTGAACACCACACTATACTGGAGAGCATACCGTTTAGTGGCTTCAGATTTTAAAAGCTTATGGGCCACCATAGGGAATATTTGAAATACTGACACTGGGAAACCTTTTCTCAAAGCACCATAAAGTTTCCCCCCAAATCCTTGTCATGTTTAATACAAGTTTATGAATTTTAACAATTCCCAGTGTTCATGTTTCAATCAATTGGGAACTAATAATTGCAATACTAAATTCagaaaaagtttttaactttgagaATTATATATGCTTTTGTTTGTTGCAAGAAGTATAATAGGGTAATCAAATGACTCGAGAATAAGAATACATCATTAGGATACTATTTTGTGGGGGAAGTGgaatagaaatacaattttaggGGAAAAGCAATGTTAAAACTCTTATtgtaggtattttaaaaaatatgtggtaTAGCACTTAGATTCCGTTGAACTTATTTGAGCcatgtaatatttaaattttttatttaaaaatgacagtataggccaggtgcagtggctcacagctctaatcccagcactttgggaggccgaggcaggtggatcacttgaggtcaggagtttgagaccagcctggccaacatgacaaaaccccatttctactaaaaatacaaaaattagccaggtctcatgatgcatgcctgtagtcccagctactcgggaggttgaggcaggagaatcgcttgaacctgggaggtggaggttgcagtgagccgagatcacgcc
This DNA window, taken from Pan troglodytes isolate AG18354 chromosome 3, NHGRI_mPanTro3-v2.0_pri, whole genome shotgun sequence, encodes the following:
- the ING2 gene encoding inhibitor of growth protein 2 isoform X2, which produces MDQDGDQQLGPSRILAPQTLKEIDDVYEKYKKEDDLNQKKRLQQLLQRALINSQELGDEKIQIVTQMLELVENRARQMELHSQCFQDPAESERASDKAKMDSSQPERSSRRPRRQRTSESRDLCHMANGIEDCDDQPPKEKKSKSAKKKKRSKAKQEREASPVEFAIDPNEPTYCLCNQVSYGEMIGCDNEQCPIEWFHFSCVSLTYKPKGKWYCPKCRGDNEKTMDKSTEKTKKDRRSR